The following are encoded together in the Brassica napus cultivar Da-Ae chromosome A9, Da-Ae, whole genome shotgun sequence genome:
- the LOC106429808 gene encoding tRNA nucleotidyltransferase cca2, which yields MRLSLPINTIITLPTPILLIPPSLHRKPNRFSTVAFRRVSPSLCRCWFSTLKAAMTTTTTAVGGEENQKQSKLSVELKEKIDLTEKERKIFDRLLGTLRFCDLDTQLRVAGGWVRDKLLGRDSDDIDIAIDNMSGSEFLDKLKEYLSSRDEQVQGDTVIERNPDQSKHLETAKMRIYDQWIDFVNLRCEEYTENSRIPTMKFGTAKEDAYRRDLTINSLFYNLNTGSVEDLTERGIDDLKSGRIVTPLPAKATFLDDPLRVLRAIRFGARFGFTLDNELKQAASSEEVRVALGEKISRERIGNEIDLMISGNGPVSAVTHLSDLKLFGVVFALPSSSEPAPLENCGSLCQAYLEAMWSLIQTPGLGKFSGEVRRLALYAALFLPFRKTVYKDNKGKLIPVVNHIFKFSLKRKTSDAETVINIHRTTEKFLSLIASFRLKNDVQLDKLDWATNILEHWKSISLGDPELPATSKIRVLTGFLLRDIKDFWRVALLTSLLLSTVDGMKEDQEIGHLDFQLDKLREIYQTIEETIHELGLDNIWDVKPLVNGREIMQIAELSGGSSLIREWQQKLLTWQLAYPNGSAEECKDWMREIQAKRQRTE from the exons ATGAGATTGTCTCTTCCAATCAACACTATTATAACCCTGCCCACACCCATTCTCCTCATTCCTCCTTCTCTCCACCGTAAACCTAACCGTTTCTCAACCGTCGCGTTTCGTCGTGTTTCTCCGAGCCTGTGCCGTTGCTGGTTCTCGACGTTGAAGGCGGCgatgacgacgacgacgacggctGTTGGAGGAGAAGAGAATCAGAAGCAGTCAAAGCTCTCCGTCGAGTTGAAGGAGAAGATTGATCTCACCGAGAAGGAGCGAAAGATTTTCGATCGGCTTCTCGGTACTCTCCGGTTCTGCGACCTCGACACGCAGCTTCGCGTCGCCGGTGGTTGGGTGCGCGATAAG CTATTGGGGAGAGATAGTGATGATATTGACATAGCGATCGACAACATGTCTGGAAGTGAGTTTCTTGATAAGCTCAAGGAATACTTATCTTCTAGAGACGAACAAGTTCAAGGCGACACTGTTATTGAAAG GAATCCTGACCAATCCAAACATTTGGAGACAGCAAAGATGCGCATCTATGACCAATGGATAGATTTTGTTAATTTGAGATGTGAAGAGTACACAGAGAACAGTCGTATCCCTACAATG aaatttggcACCGCAAAGGAGGATGCTTACAGGAGAGACTTAACCATAAATAG CTTGTTCTACAATCTTAACACTGGCTCAGTAGAAGATCTTACAGAAAGAG GCATCGATGACCTCAAGTCCGGAAGAATTGTTACACCATTGCCTGCAAAAGCTACGTTTCTGGATGATCCTTTGCGAGTCCTCCGGGCTATTCGCTTTG GTGCTAGATTTGGTTTTACTCTGGATAATGAACTGAAACAAGCTGCTTCAAGTGAGGAAGTGAGGGTAGCTCTTGGAGAAAAAATTAGCAGAGAGCGAATCGGCAATGAA ATCGACTTGATGATATCTGGAAATGGACCAGTTTCAGCAGTAACACATCTTTCTGACCTGAAGCTATTTGGGGTTGTCTTTGCCTTACCATCTTCATCCGAGCCTGCACCATTAGAGAATTGTGGCAG ccTCTGCCAAGCATACTTGGAAGCTATGTGGAGCCTTATTCAAACACCTGGGCTAGGAAAGTTCAGC GGTGAAGTAAGAAGGCTTGCTTTGTATGCTGCACTGTTTCTTCCCTTTAGGAAAACAGTTTACAAAGACAATAAAGGCAAACTG ATCCCTGTTGTCAACCACATATTCAAATTCTCCTTGAAGCGGAAGACTAGTGATGCTGAAACG GTTATCAACATACATCGTACTACGGAGAAATTTCTATCGTTGATTGCTTCCTTTCGGTTGAAGAATGACGTACAACTGGACAAGCTTGATTGGGCCACTAATATTCTTGAGCACTGGAAGTCTATTTCCCTTGGTGATCCAGAGCTCCCAGCAACATCGAAGATAAGAGTACTCACAG GGTTTCTTCTTAGAGATATCAAGGACTTCTGGCGTGTTGCACTCTTAACATCTCTGTTGTTGAGTACGGTTGACGGCATGAAGGAAGATCAAGAAATTGGGCATTTGGATTTCCAACTGGACAAGTTGCGAGAAATCTATCAAACGATCGAGGAAACCATTCATGAACTGG GTCTTGATAACATCTGGGATGTAAAGCCTCTGGTTAATGGGAGGGAGATCATGCAAATTGCAGAGCTTAGCGGAGGATCATCCCTCATCCGTGAATGG CAACAGAAACTTCTCACATGGCAGCTAGCTTATCCTAATGGCTCCGCAGAGGAATGCAAAGATTGGATGAGAGAAATACAAGCAAAACGACAACGGACAGAGTGA
- the LOC106429735 gene encoding uncharacterized protein LOC106429735, with protein MDRAMLSLSLKDDDDSPFSLPDLPQYYASERNACSIIGRLLNPELQRMSKLIHDLPRKWQKSSRVREFALTRERFQFVFLHEHDLREVLDKGMQTFEDWGLAMERWIEKPPPGYLDYVSIWVRISNIPVNHYTHRAIYDLGGLVGHVEEVAFDPERSQSQDYVRVKIRFHVSKPLKKSRVLNLPDGEQTTIYYYYERVQKRCYHCQRLTHAKERCPFLEHTQSSSGRSTSLLSMQQLSQPLQVLSEQDPLFGVLKEDQVGINPLSGRPRIAPEILQEMRNYLLASSSEDILVRQQRVIASVKEAEKNPITQRTALQLSPPPIFTSEINKGKGIVFNYDQEDKLNQPTTSNSQPKLMASAISSGQSLFNSTSNVLCRLTLPSPQNQLDLQGSIPFIFSVGSSGLKEKATRKPGSFKRIYNSRKKSHKEPEGTAQTVLPQPQVNKKRKAEDDLAGASKAAKNNASKMVPREGPSNT; from the coding sequence ATGGACAGAGCTATGTTGTCTTTATCCCTTAAAGATGATGATGACTCGCCTTTTAGCTTACCAGATCTACCCCAGTACTATGCCTCTGAAAGAAATGCATGCAGCATTATAGGCCGTCTTCTCAACCCGGAACTTCAGAGAATGTCTAAGCTGATACACGATCTACCACGGAAATGGCAAAAGTCCTCTAGAGTTCGCGAATTTGCGTTAACCAGAGAAAGATTCCAGTTCGTGTTCTTGCATGAACATGATCTCAGAGAAGTTCTAGATAAAGGCATGCAGACCTTTGAAGATTGGGGTTTGGCGATGGAAAGATGGATCGAGAAGCCTCCTCCTGGATATCTTGATTACGTCTCTATATGGGTCAGGATCAGTAACATACCAGTTAACCACTACACCCACAGAGCTATCTATGATCTCGGAGGTCTCGTAGGGCATGTGGAAGAAGTAGCTTTTGATCCGGAAAGATCACAATCTCAAGACTATGTCAGGGTCAAAATCCGCTTCCATGTATCCAAACCTCTAAAGAAATCGAGGGTTCTGAATCTTCCTGATGGAGAACAAACCACAATCTATTACTATTACGAAAGAGTTCAGAAAAGATGCTACCATTGTCAAAGACTTACGCATGCAAAGGAGAGGTGTCCCTTCTTAGAACACACTCAAAGCTCAAGTGGCCGATCTACTAGTCTTCTGTCCATGCAGCAGCTTTCTCAACCTCTCCAGGTTCTGTCAGAACAAGATCCTCTGTTTGGAGTTCTAAAAGAAGATCAAGTCGGGATTAATCCCTTATCCGGTCGACCCCGCATAGCACCTGAGATCCTTCAAGAAATGCGCAACTATCTACTGGCTTCAAGCTCTGAAGACATTCTCGTTCGACAGCAAAGGGTTATAGCTTCTGTTAAGGAAGCTGAAAAGAACCCGATCACGCAAAGAACGGCTTTACAACTTTCTCCTCCTCCGATATTTACTTCAGAGATCAACAAGGGCAAAGGAATTGTCTTCAACTATGATCAAGAAGATAAGCTTAATCAGCCAACGACATCAAACTCTCAGCCAAAACTCATGGCTTCAGCAATATCTTCAGGACAGTCTCTATTCAACTCCACATCAAATGTCCTTTGTAGATTAACTCTACCGTCTCCTCAGAATCAATTGGATCTTCAGGGCAGTATACCTTTTATCTTTTCGGTTGGTTCTTCTGGGTTAAAGGAAAAAGCAACGAGGAAACCGGGAAGTTTCAAAAGAATCTACAACTCTCGAAAGAAGTCTCATAAGGAGCCAGAAGGAACTGCTCAGACTGTTCTGCCTCAACCTCAAGtcaacaagaaaagaaaagcgGAAGATGATTTGGCTGGTGCATCCAAAGCCGCGAAGAACAATGCATCAAAGATGGTCCCGCGTGAGGGACCGTCCAACACTTAA
- the LOC106429727 gene encoding probable alkaline/neutral invertase D translates to MEDLRVNSQSSLSDVDDLSRLLDRPRLNIERKRSFDERSFSEMGIMDSGINSPGGRSGWETPASSTRNSFEPHPMVAEAWDALRRSLVHFRGQPVGTIAAYDHASEEVLNYDQVFVRDFVPSALAFLMNGEPEIVKNFLLMTIQIQGREKRIDRFKLGEGAMPASFKVIHDPIKKTDTVIADFGESAIGRVAPVDSGFWWIILLRAYTKSTGDLSLADTPECQKGMRLILSLCLSEGFDTFPTLLCADGCSMVDRRMGVYGYPIEIQALFFMALRSAMSMLKHDTEGKEFMERISKRLHALSFHMRSYFWLDFQQLNDIYRYKTEEYSHTAVNKFNVIPDSIPEWVFDFMPLRGGYFIGNVSPARMDFRWFALGNCVAILASLATPEQSAAIMDLIEERWEELVGEMPVKICHPAIESHEWRIVTGCDPKNTRWSYHNGGSWPVLLWLLTAACIKTGRPQIARRAIDLAESRLLKDGWPEYYDGKSGRFIGKQARKFQTWSIAGYLVAKMMLEDPSHLGMISLEEDKQTKPVIKRSHSWT, encoded by the exons ATGGAGGATCTCCGAGTAAACTCACAAAGCTCGTTATCAGATGTGGACGACCTATCTCGGTTACTTGACCGGCCGAGGCTAAACATTGAACGCAAAAGGTCGTTCGACGAGAGGTCGTTCAGCGAAATGGGAATCATGGACAGCGGCATCAATTCTCCCGGTGGCCGGTCGGGATGGGAAACTCCAGCTTCGTCCACTAGAAACTCGTTCGAGCCTCATCCTATGGTCGCCGAGGCTTGGGATGCTCTACGCCGATCATTGGTTCACTTCCGTGGCCAACCTGTTGGTACTATCGCTGCCTACGACCATGCTTCTGAGGAAGTCTTGAACTATGACCAG gTTTTCGTAAGAGATTTTGTTCCAAGCGCACTAGCTTTTCTAATGAATGGAGAGCCAGAGATAGTCAAGAACTTTCTCCTCATGACAATTCAAATCCAAGGAAGGGAGAAAAGAATCGACAGGTTCAAGCTCGGAGAAGGCGCCATGCCTGCTAGCTTCAAGGTCATTCACGACCCGATCAAGAAAACAGACACGGTCATCGCTGACTTTGGAGAAAGTGCGATTGGAAGAGTGGCTCCGGTTGACTCAGGTTTCTGGTGGATCATTCTCCTCAGAGCCTATACCAAATCCACTGGAGACCTTTCTCTAGCTGATACACCTGAATGTCAAAAGGGTATGAGACTCATTTTGTCTCTTTGTCTCTCCGAAGGTTTTGATACTTTTCCGACATTGCTTTGCGCTGATGGCTGCTCCATGGTCGATCGAAGAATG GGGGTTTATGGATACCCGATTGAGATCCAAGCTCTCTTCTTCATGGCTCTACGATCAGCAATGTCGATGCTAAAGCACGACACTGAAGGGAAAGAGTTCATGGAGAGGATATCTAAGCGTCTACACGCGCTTAGCTTCCACATGAGAAGCTATTTCTGGCTGGACTTTCAGCAGCTCAACGACATTTACCGCTACAAGACGGAGGAGTACTCGCACACGGCTGTAAACAAGTTCAACGTCATCCCTGACTCGATCCCTGAGTGGGTCTTCGACTTCATGCCTCTCCGTGGCGGCTACTTTATAGGAAACGTTAGTCCAGCTCGTATGGACTTCAGGTGGTTCGCTCTTGGCAACTGTGTAGCCATCCTTGCTTCCTTAGCCACGCCTGAGCAGTCTGCGGCGATCATGGACTTGATCGAGGAACGGTGGGAAGAGCTGGTCGGAGAGATGCCGGTTAAGATTTGTCATCCGGCTATTGAGAGCCATGAGTGGAGGATCGTTACTGGTTGTGACCCTAAGAATACTCGGTGGAGTTACCATAACGGAGGTTCTTGGccag TGCTTTTGTGGCTATTGACAGCAGCGTGCATAAAGACGGGACGGCCACAGATAGCGAGACGAGCCATCGACCTGGCGGAGTCACGGTTGTTGAAAGACGGTTGGCCGGAGTACTACGACGGAAAGTCGGGAAGGTTTATTGGAAAACAGGCGAGGAAGTTTCAGACATGGTCCATCGCTGGTTACTTGGTCGCCAAGATGATGTTGGAAGATCCTTCTCATCTTGGAATGATCTCCTTGGAAGAGGACAAACAGACCAAACCTGTCATTAAGAGATCTCATTCTTGGACTTGA